Proteins from a genomic interval of Pseudomonas asplenii:
- the nirB gene encoding nitrite reductase large subunit NirB codes for MNAIVNIEHRKKLVIVGNGMVGHHCVEQLIERGALRHFELHVYGEEWQPAYDRVHLSEYFAGKDAHALALGEPGLYERHGVKLHLGVEVLEIDREQREIVTRSGRQPYDQLILATGSYPFVPPIPGSEGSARLVYRTLDDLDAIRDAAVQARRGVVVGGGLLGLEAANALKSLGLEAHVVEFAPRLMPVQLDSDGGAALKAQIEALGVGVHLSRATQEIVAGEQYRYRMNFDGGEFLETDLIVFSAGIRPQDLLGRNSGLEIAPRGGIVIDSHCQTSDPAISAIGECASWNGSVFGLVAPGYSMARNVATRLAGDTAETFNGADMSTKLKLLGVDVGSIGDAHGATPGARSYRFIDEANSAYRRLVVDAEGKKVIGAVLVGDNSYYDTLLQYVQNAIALPQDPAGLILPLSDGAPALGADALPETATICSCHNVTKGAICCAVDAGCSDLSELKAQTRAATGCGGCSALLKQVFEHELVARGVAVDKSLCEHFAYTRQELYAMVRVGGIETFEELLARHGKGHTGCDICKPAVGSILASCWNRPITDKALVPLQDTNDTFMANMQKNGTYSIIPRIAAGEITPDKLIALGAVAKKYDLYTKITGGQRIDLFGAQLHELPQIWGELIEAGFETGHGYGKSLRTVKSCVGSTWCRYGVQDSVAMALLLENRYKGLRAPHKFKLAVSGCTRECAEAQSKDIGVIATEKGWNLYVCGNGGMRPRHAELFATDLDDATLIRYVDRFLMFYIRTADRLQRTSVWRENLEGGLDYLKAVIIDDSLGLAAELEDQLQLVVDRYECEWANAISDPEKLKRFRTFVNDQRSDPDIHFVKERAQRRPVRADELNLIPVHEEVL; via the coding sequence ATGAACGCTATCGTGAATATCGAACATCGCAAGAAACTGGTGATCGTGGGTAATGGCATGGTCGGCCATCACTGCGTCGAACAGTTGATCGAGCGCGGCGCCCTGCGTCACTTCGAACTGCATGTCTATGGCGAGGAATGGCAACCGGCCTACGACCGCGTGCACCTGTCCGAATACTTCGCCGGCAAGGACGCCCATGCCCTGGCCCTTGGCGAGCCCGGGCTGTACGAGCGGCATGGCGTCAAGCTGCACCTGGGCGTCGAAGTGCTGGAGATCGACCGCGAGCAACGGGAGATCGTCACCCGTTCCGGGCGTCAGCCCTACGACCAGTTGATCCTGGCCACCGGTTCCTATCCGTTCGTGCCGCCGATTCCCGGTTCCGAAGGTTCGGCACGGCTGGTCTACCGCACCCTCGACGATCTCGATGCGATCCGCGACGCGGCTGTCCAGGCACGACGCGGCGTAGTGGTCGGTGGCGGCCTGCTTGGCCTCGAGGCAGCCAATGCGCTCAAGTCACTCGGCCTGGAAGCCCATGTGGTCGAGTTTGCCCCGCGCCTGATGCCGGTACAACTGGATAGTGACGGCGGTGCCGCACTCAAGGCGCAGATCGAGGCGCTGGGCGTCGGCGTGCATTTGTCACGGGCGACCCAGGAGATCGTCGCCGGCGAACAGTACCGCTACCGGATGAATTTCGACGGCGGCGAGTTTCTCGAAACCGACCTGATCGTCTTCTCCGCTGGCATTCGCCCGCAAGACCTGCTGGGACGCAACAGCGGCCTGGAGATCGCCCCGCGCGGCGGCATCGTCATCGACAGTCACTGCCAGACCAGCGACCCGGCCATCTCGGCCATCGGCGAATGTGCCTCCTGGAACGGCAGCGTGTTCGGCCTGGTCGCGCCGGGCTACAGCATGGCGCGCAACGTCGCCACGCGCCTGGCCGGTGACACCGCCGAGACCTTCAACGGTGCCGACATGTCGACCAAGCTCAAGCTGCTCGGGGTCGATGTCGGCTCCATCGGCGACGCCCACGGCGCCACCCCGGGAGCGCGCAGCTACCGTTTCATCGATGAGGCCAACTCGGCCTACCGGCGCCTGGTGGTCGATGCCGAAGGCAAGAAAGTCATCGGTGCGGTGCTGGTCGGCGACAACAGTTACTACGACACTCTACTGCAATACGTGCAGAACGCCATTGCCCTGCCCCAGGACCCGGCGGGCCTGATCCTGCCGCTGAGCGACGGTGCACCGGCTCTTGGCGCCGATGCGTTGCCCGAGACGGCGACCATCTGCTCCTGTCACAACGTCACCAAAGGCGCGATCTGCTGCGCGGTCGACGCCGGCTGCAGCGACCTGTCCGAACTCAAGGCACAGACCAGGGCCGCCACCGGCTGTGGGGGCTGTAGCGCGCTGCTCAAGCAGGTTTTCGAACACGAACTGGTCGCCCGTGGCGTAGCCGTCGACAAGAGCCTGTGCGAACACTTCGCCTATACCCGCCAGGAGCTGTACGCGATGGTGCGGGTGGGCGGCATCGAGACCTTCGAGGAACTGCTCGCCCGTCACGGCAAGGGCCACACCGGCTGTGATATCTGCAAACCGGCGGTGGGGTCGATTCTCGCCTCGTGCTGGAACCGGCCGATCACCGACAAGGCGCTGGTGCCGCTGCAGGACACCAACGACACCTTCATGGCCAACATGCAGAAGAACGGCACCTACTCGATCATCCCACGGATCGCCGCCGGCGAAATCACCCCGGACAAACTGATCGCCCTCGGCGCGGTGGCGAAGAAATACGACCTCTACACCAAAATCACCGGTGGCCAGCGTATCGACCTGTTCGGCGCACAATTGCACGAACTGCCGCAGATCTGGGGCGAACTGATCGAAGCCGGTTTCGAGACCGGCCACGGCTACGGCAAGTCCCTGCGCACGGTGAAATCCTGTGTCGGCAGCACCTGGTGCCGTTACGGCGTACAGGACAGCGTGGCCATGGCCCTGCTGCTGGAGAATCGCTACAAGGGCCTGCGCGCGCCGCACAAGTTCAAGCTGGCGGTATCCGGCTGCACCCGTGAGTGCGCCGAGGCGCAAAGCAAGGACATCGGTGTAATCGCCACCGAGAAAGGCTGGAACCTGTATGTCTGTGGCAACGGCGGCATGCGCCCACGGCATGCCGAACTGTTCGCCACCGACCTCGACGATGCGACGCTGATCCGTTATGTCGACCGTTTCCTGATGTTCTACATCCGCACCGCCGATCGCCTGCAACGCACCTCCGTGTGGCGCGAAAACCTCGAAGGCGGCCTCGACTACCTCAAGGCGGTGATCATCGACGACAGTCTGGGCCTGGCCGCCGAGCTGGAAGACCAGTTGCAACTGGTGGTCGATCGCTACGAATGCGAATGGGCCAATGCCATCAGCGACCCGGAAAAACTCAAGCGCTTCCGGACCTTCGTCAACGACCAGCGCAGCGACCCGGACATCCATTTCGTCAAGGAGCGTGCGCAGCGCCGGCCGGTGCGCGCCGATGAACTCAACCTGATTCCCGTCCACGAGGAGGTGCTCTGA
- a CDS encoding bifunctional nitrate reductase/sulfite reductase flavoprotein subunit alpha — protein MTQTSVRSVCPYCGVGCGIVMQVRDNQVIKVSGDKQHPTNFGRLCTKGSTCAQPLTHPGRMAQAFLRHERKRDPGQVGMDQAISETARRLKAILLEHGPDALSFYVSGQMSLEAQYLINKLAKGFIRTHLIESNSRLCMASAGAGYKLSLGADGPPGSYQDFDKAELFFVIGANMADCHPILFLRLMDRLKAGARLIVVDPRRNATADKADLFLQIKPGSDLALLNGLLHLLVKNGHTDPEFIARFTEGWEALPDFLEDYHPARVASLTGLPEAQIRQAAQWIGEAAEWMSCWTMGLNQSTHGTWHTNALCNLHLATGAICRPGSGPFSLTGQPNAMGGREMGYMGPGLPGQRSALVPADREFIEDLWQIPRDSLSQRVSGGSVALFEDMQAGKIKACWIICTNPVASVPNRQTVIAGLQAAELVIAQDAFLDTETNGYADILLPAALWAEAQGVMINSERNLTLMRKAVDAPGQALPDWQIIARVACEMGYAEAFSYASAAEVFDEIKRAWNPKTGYDLRGASYERLEQTPLQWPCGPGQQADRNPIRYLNDGLGKPAQAAADGSKPHLLFPTASGKAMFFARPWQPAAEQPDADFPLVLNTGRLQHQWHTLTKTGKVTTLNKLNPGPFIEINPLDAARLGIAEKDGVEIRSVRGRAVLPAQISDRVAAGNCFAPFHWNDVYGEDLAINAVTHDAVDPISLQPEFKFSAVALSRVDVPQPDPLPLPTRTEAPHTMQTQALARILGFDTAPSIQLAPNENLYLQGFLLGLGSSQANAGLPTLPASAPLQPANRLIIEGILAGLFSRQESAQPNPSGSEQPPLLLLWSSQTGTVEAFAKSAAERLQEKGHRVRLASMDSIQAKELSQAGRALLLTSTFGDGEPPDNAHGLWQALAADNAPSLENLRFAVLAFGDSSYEQFCGFGRKLDERLHSLGGQRLAARVDCEPDYQEPASAWLDKLDSALAAKPVSVASAPRYSRQQPLPARLKHNRLLSGPDATKETRQFVFDLADSGLDYQAGDALGVWPSHCPEAVERLRSCLSTADAETVVTVKDKTPMPLIEALSRHLEIGRISPALLQLVFQRSGSHQLKRLLADEHKTELKDWLWGRQPADLLRELQVDLGAQELVDCLKPLQPRLYSIASSPKVHPREVHLTVSTVRYERGGHPRSGCCSGFLADRTEGLEVPIFVQKSANFRPPADPQAPMIMVGPGTGIAPFRAFLQERQAIGASGKNWLFFGEQHAASDFYYREELQAWSDQGHLQRLDTAFSRDQAQKIYVQQRMIEQGAQLWAWLEEGAGFYVCGDASHMARDVDAALKQVIRTHGGLDADEAQAYVAALAADKRYVRDVY, from the coding sequence ATGACCCAGACCAGCGTGCGCAGCGTGTGCCCCTACTGCGGTGTCGGCTGCGGCATCGTCATGCAAGTGCGTGATAATCAGGTGATCAAGGTCAGCGGTGACAAGCAGCACCCGACCAACTTCGGGCGCCTCTGCACCAAGGGCAGCACCTGTGCCCAGCCACTAACCCACCCCGGGCGAATGGCCCAGGCCTTCCTGCGCCACGAACGCAAGCGTGACCCCGGCCAGGTCGGCATGGACCAGGCCATCAGCGAAACGGCACGCCGGCTCAAGGCGATCCTGCTCGAACACGGGCCCGATGCCTTGTCGTTCTATGTGTCGGGACAGATGTCGCTGGAGGCCCAGTACCTGATCAACAAACTGGCCAAGGGCTTTATCCGCACCCACCTGATCGAGTCCAACTCCCGCCTGTGCATGGCCAGTGCCGGTGCCGGCTACAAGCTGTCGCTGGGAGCCGACGGGCCACCGGGCTCCTATCAGGACTTCGACAAGGCCGAGCTGTTCTTCGTGATCGGTGCCAACATGGCCGACTGTCACCCGATCCTGTTCCTGCGCCTGATGGACCGACTCAAGGCCGGCGCCCGGCTGATCGTGGTCGATCCACGGCGCAATGCCACCGCCGACAAGGCCGACCTGTTCCTGCAGATCAAGCCGGGCAGCGACCTGGCCCTGCTCAACGGCCTGCTGCACCTGCTGGTGAAAAACGGCCACACCGATCCCGAATTCATCGCCCGCTTCACCGAGGGTTGGGAGGCGCTGCCGGACTTCCTTGAAGACTATCATCCGGCCCGGGTCGCCAGCCTCACCGGCCTGCCCGAAGCGCAGATCCGCCAGGCCGCGCAGTGGATCGGCGAGGCGGCCGAGTGGATGAGCTGCTGGACCATGGGTCTGAACCAGAGCACCCACGGCACCTGGCACACCAACGCGCTGTGCAACCTGCACCTGGCCACCGGGGCGATCTGCCGCCCCGGCAGTGGGCCGTTTTCCCTCACCGGCCAACCCAACGCCATGGGTGGCCGGGAAATGGGCTACATGGGCCCGGGGTTGCCCGGCCAACGCTCGGCCCTGGTCCCCGCCGACCGCGAATTCATCGAAGACCTCTGGCAGATTCCCCGCGACAGCCTGAGCCAACGGGTCAGCGGCGGCAGCGTCGCGCTGTTCGAAGACATGCAGGCGGGCAAGATCAAGGCCTGCTGGATCATCTGCACCAACCCGGTGGCGTCCGTACCCAATCGGCAGACAGTGATTGCCGGGCTGCAAGCGGCCGAGCTGGTGATCGCCCAGGACGCCTTTCTCGACACCGAGACCAATGGTTACGCCGATATCCTCCTGCCGGCCGCGCTATGGGCCGAAGCCCAGGGCGTGATGATCAATTCCGAGCGCAACCTGACGCTGATGCGCAAGGCCGTCGATGCACCGGGCCAAGCCCTGCCGGACTGGCAGATCATCGCCCGGGTGGCCTGCGAAATGGGCTATGCCGAGGCGTTCAGCTACGCCAGTGCCGCTGAGGTGTTCGACGAGATCAAGCGCGCCTGGAACCCGAAAACCGGTTACGACCTGCGCGGCGCCAGCTACGAACGCCTGGAACAGACGCCCTTGCAGTGGCCCTGCGGCCCCGGTCAGCAGGCCGACCGTAATCCGATCCGCTACCTCAACGACGGCCTGGGAAAACCCGCGCAAGCGGCCGCCGACGGCAGCAAGCCACATTTGCTGTTCCCCACCGCCAGCGGCAAGGCGATGTTTTTCGCCCGGCCCTGGCAGCCGGCGGCCGAGCAACCTGACGCTGACTTCCCGCTGGTGCTCAACACCGGCCGTCTGCAACACCAGTGGCACACCCTGACCAAGACCGGCAAGGTCACGACGCTGAACAAGCTCAACCCTGGCCCCTTCATCGAAATCAACCCGCTCGATGCCGCGCGCCTGGGCATTGCCGAAAAGGATGGCGTCGAGATCCGTTCGGTCCGTGGCCGAGCGGTGCTGCCGGCGCAGATCAGCGACCGGGTGGCAGCGGGCAACTGCTTCGCGCCCTTTCACTGGAACGATGTCTATGGCGAAGACCTGGCGATCAATGCCGTCACCCACGACGCCGTGGACCCGATCTCGCTGCAACCGGAATTCAAGTTCAGTGCCGTGGCGCTGAGCCGGGTCGACGTCCCCCAGCCTGATCCACTGCCCTTGCCCACGCGCACGGAGGCTCCGCATACCATGCAGACTCAAGCCCTGGCCCGGATCCTCGGGTTCGACACCGCACCCAGCATTCAACTGGCGCCCAATGAAAACCTCTACCTGCAAGGTTTCCTGCTGGGACTGGGCAGCAGCCAGGCCAACGCCGGGCTGCCGACGCTACCGGCCAGCGCCCCGTTGCAACCCGCCAACCGACTGATCATCGAGGGGATTCTGGCCGGTCTGTTCTCCCGCCAGGAGTCGGCACAACCGAACCCCAGCGGTTCGGAACAGCCCCCGCTGTTGCTGCTCTGGTCATCGCAAACCGGGACGGTGGAAGCGTTTGCCAAATCGGCCGCCGAGCGTTTGCAGGAGAAAGGCCATCGGGTGCGCCTGGCATCGATGGACAGCATCCAGGCCAAGGAGCTGAGCCAGGCCGGCCGTGCCCTGCTGCTGACCAGTACCTTCGGTGATGGTGAGCCACCGGACAACGCCCATGGTTTATGGCAGGCGCTGGCGGCGGACAACGCGCCGAGCCTTGAGAACCTGCGCTTCGCCGTGTTGGCCTTCGGCGACTCCAGCTACGAGCAGTTCTGCGGTTTCGGCCGCAAGCTCGACGAACGCCTGCACAGTCTCGGCGGCCAACGTCTGGCGGCGCGGGTCGACTGCGAACCGGACTATCAGGAACCGGCCAGCGCCTGGCTGGACAAACTCGATTCGGCCCTGGCCGCCAAGCCCGTATCGGTCGCCAGCGCGCCGCGCTACAGCCGCCAGCAACCGCTACCGGCGCGGTTGAAACACAACCGCCTGCTCAGCGGCCCTGACGCGACCAAGGAAACCCGGCAATTCGTCTTCGACCTGGCGGACAGCGGACTCGACTATCAGGCCGGCGATGCCCTCGGGGTCTGGCCCAGCCATTGCCCCGAAGCAGTCGAGCGACTGCGCAGTTGCCTGAGCACCGCCGATGCCGAGACGGTGGTGACCGTCAAGGACAAGACACCGATGCCGCTGATCGAGGCGCTGAGCCGTCACCTGGAGATCGGCCGCATCAGTCCCGCCCTGTTGCAACTGGTGTTCCAGCGCTCGGGCAGCCACCAGCTCAAGCGTCTGCTGGCCGACGAGCACAAGACCGAACTCAAGGATTGGCTCTGGGGCCGGCAACCGGCGGACCTGCTGCGTGAACTGCAGGTCGATCTCGGCGCCCAGGAACTGGTGGATTGCCTGAAACCGCTGCAACCGCGGCTGTATTCGATTGCCTCAAGCCCCAAGGTGCACCCGCGCGAGGTTCATCTGACGGTCTCGACCGTTCGTTACGAGCGTGGCGGCCACCCGCGTTCCGGCTGCTGCTCGGGCTTTCTCGCTGATCGTACCGAGGGCCTGGAGGTGCCGATCTTCGTGCAGAAATCGGCCAATTTCCGGCCGCCCGCCGATCCCCAGGCGCCGATGATCATGGTCGGCCCTGGTACCGGGATCGCGCCCTTCCGGGCCTTTCTCCAGGAGCGTCAGGCGATTGGGGCGAGCGGAAAGAACTGGTTGTTCTTCGGCGAACAGCATGCCGCCAGCGATTTCTATTACCGCGAGGAACTGCAGGCCTGGTCTGATCAGGGCCACCTGCAGCGGCTCGATACGGCGTTTTCCCGCGATCAGGCACAGAAGATCTACGTGCAGCAGCGGATGATCGAGCAAGGAGCACAGTTGTGGGCCTGGCTGGAGGAAGGTGCCGGGTTCTACGTGTGCGGCGATGCCAGCCACATGGCGCGGGATGTCGATGCCGCGCTCAAGCAGGTGATACGCACCCACGGAGGGCTGGATGCGGATGAGGCACAGGCATATGTCGCCGCGTTGGCGGCAGACAAGCGTTATGTGCGAGATGTGTACTGA
- a CDS encoding HPP family protein has protein sequence MLARWSRRLLPPSLNTRPTEWSRAAIGVALGTLISVWTCAQLFGLSVALHLIGPLGASAVLLFTVSSGALAQPWSLIGSYFCSTLVSMLVVHFLDRSLGSAGLAVGLALLTMCLLRCLHPPAGALALLMVIADPETIALGWRVLEPVMLAAACLLLVAIGYNNLTRVRYPKVHVEPPSTFISPHQPGEPPGITRDDLEQALAQMEEFIDVTPEDLEQLINACEAQARRRSIGEVFASRR, from the coding sequence ATGCTTGCCCGCTGGTCTCGCCGCCTGTTGCCCCCCTCGCTCAATACTCGCCCAACAGAATGGAGCCGCGCCGCCATCGGCGTTGCCCTGGGTACTTTGATCAGCGTCTGGACCTGCGCCCAGTTGTTCGGGCTGTCGGTGGCGCTGCACCTGATAGGGCCGCTGGGGGCCTCGGCCGTGTTGCTGTTCACCGTCTCTTCGGGCGCCCTCGCCCAGCCCTGGTCACTGATCGGCAGTTATTTCTGCTCCACCCTGGTATCGATGCTGGTGGTGCACTTCCTTGATCGCAGCCTGGGCAGTGCCGGCCTGGCGGTGGGGCTGGCGCTGCTGACCATGTGCCTGTTGCGCTGTCTGCATCCGCCGGCCGGCGCCCTGGCGCTGCTGATGGTGATCGCCGACCCGGAGACCATCGCACTGGGCTGGCGGGTACTGGAGCCGGTGATGCTCGCGGCGGCTTGCCTGCTCTTGGTCGCCATCGGCTACAACAACCTGACCCGGGTCCGTTACCCCAAGGTGCATGTCGAGCCACCCAGTACCTTCATCAGCCCCCATCAGCCCGGTGAACCGCCCGGTATTACCCGTGATGACCTTGAGCAGGCCCTGGCGCAGATGGAGGAATTCATCGATGTGACGCCCGAGGACCTGGAGCAACTGATCAACGCCTGCGAGGCCCAGGCCAGGCGCCGCAGCATCGGCGAGGTGTTTGCCTCCCGTCGCTGA
- a CDS encoding efflux RND transporter periplasmic adaptor subunit produces MTTDKQARRKRWIQAGGLLLAVALAAVVFTSLRAPAAAEPSTGRWIAVQPAPLVHQIGLVGKIEPQKTIILTAPFEGNVQAILVEQGQRVEAGQTLLQMDPGLLEIQLRDALSAQLKARRAVQELQDWNNSQQVARARRTLRSAQMTASNTERKLGESQNLFERGIIPRNELQDLQQQLQSQRMDLSAAEGDLQQALDQGKGEYRQIADMELTNATVKYETLKALLDGKNVVAPFAGIVVPAPGANGSQNSANNNSAPVQTGSRVSQGQLLFGLANIEQLKIVSKVSELDINQLHQGQSVEILGDGFDGERLSGSVDIVSSLALPNETPGGSAQFPVTLSIPKLNREQLQRVRLGMSARLTIVTYRNDQAFVLPTAAILRDAKGTAVDYREALDQPIKRLPITTGQATPDGVEVFGLQPGFVRVVE; encoded by the coding sequence ATGACTACTGACAAGCAGGCCCGGCGCAAACGCTGGATACAGGCCGGTGGGCTACTGCTGGCGGTGGCGCTGGCCGCTGTCGTCTTCACCAGCCTGCGCGCACCCGCCGCCGCCGAGCCCAGTACCGGGCGCTGGATAGCGGTGCAACCGGCACCGCTGGTGCACCAGATCGGCCTGGTGGGCAAGATCGAACCGCAGAAGACCATCATCCTGACCGCCCCGTTCGAAGGCAATGTACAGGCCATTCTGGTGGAACAGGGGCAGCGGGTCGAAGCCGGACAGACGTTGTTGCAGATGGACCCGGGCCTGCTGGAGATCCAGTTGCGCGATGCGCTGTCGGCCCAGCTCAAGGCCCGTCGCGCGGTGCAGGAACTGCAGGACTGGAACAACAGCCAGCAGGTGGCACGAGCCCGGCGTACCCTGCGCAGTGCACAGATGACGGCCAGCAACACCGAGCGCAAACTGGGCGAAAGCCAGAACCTGTTCGAGCGCGGCATCATCCCCCGCAATGAACTGCAGGATCTGCAACAGCAGTTGCAAAGCCAGCGTATGGACCTGAGCGCCGCCGAAGGCGACCTGCAACAGGCGCTGGATCAGGGCAAGGGCGAATACCGGCAGATCGCCGATATGGAACTGACCAATGCCACGGTCAAGTACGAGACACTCAAGGCGCTGCTGGACGGCAAGAACGTGGTCGCGCCGTTTGCCGGTATCGTCGTCCCCGCCCCCGGCGCCAACGGCTCGCAGAACTCCGCCAACAACAACTCGGCGCCGGTACAGACCGGCAGCCGGGTCAGCCAGGGCCAACTGTTGTTCGGTCTGGCAAACATCGAACAGTTGAAGATCGTCAGCAAGGTTTCCGAGCTGGACATCAACCAGTTGCACCAGGGCCAGAGCGTCGAGATCCTCGGTGACGGCTTCGATGGCGAACGGCTCAGTGGCTCGGTCGATATCGTCAGCAGCCTGGCCCTGCCCAACGAGACCCCGGGAGGCAGTGCCCAGTTTCCGGTGACGCTGTCGATTCCCAAACTGAACCGCGAGCAGTTGCAGCGGGTACGCCTGGGCATGAGCGCCCGCCTGACCATCGTCACCTACCGCAACGACCAGGCGTTCGTCCTGCCGACGGCAGCGATCCTGCGCGATGCCAAGGGCACGGCGGTGGATTATCGCGAGGCGCTGGACCAACCGATCAAACGCCTGCCGATTACCACCGGGCAGGCGACGCCGGATGGGGTCGAAGTGTTCGGCCTGCAGCCGGGATTCGTGCGGGTCGTCGAGTGA
- a CDS encoding TolC family protein, producing the protein MNRCRPWTATLLCLLCGPVFAASSLVGQPSAPSLRNSPTRSVLLSEQKTDLTLGDAVYLGLRNNRGIRSAYLQRIAQKFDLRVSEDTFNPKLLLSGQYRTTKGSQDNVRNTTLSPTASLLGEYGTRLSMAWTQQLNNADVAGRYRSDGLDLAIVQPLLRGAGWDVTTAPLRLSRISEQINRLNLKASVSQTISDIISAYREMLRSQEQLIIAQDALKRAKALLEVNKALIASGRMAEFEIVQTEADIATQELGVEEARNQVDINRLALLRLLALDLSTPIHASEALEAAPVSIDKQDALRLARVQQPLYLATLLGSQQADLNLVIAKDQSRWDVSLVAGANQIRDRLDSDAGNSGSRRWDSYAGVQVQIPIGDLSTRQAEVHARVDVENQELIQADARQALERSVNDVVRDLGTRWRQYEIARRAEDLSRRKLNIEREKLSAGRSSNFQVLSYEGDLRSAENARLNALIAYLNAQTQLDLTLGMTLESWDIALNDY; encoded by the coding sequence ATGAATAGGTGCAGGCCATGGACGGCCACCCTGCTCTGCCTGCTCTGCGGCCCGGTCTTTGCCGCCAGTTCCCTGGTCGGCCAGCCATCGGCACCGTCCCTGCGCAACAGCCCGACGCGCAGCGTGCTGCTCAGCGAACAGAAGACCGACCTGACCCTGGGCGATGCGGTCTACCTGGGGCTGCGCAACAACCGGGGCATTCGCAGCGCCTATCTGCAGCGCATCGCCCAGAAGTTCGACCTGCGGGTTTCCGAGGATACCTTCAACCCCAAGCTGCTGCTCTCCGGCCAATACCGCACGACCAAGGGTTCCCAAGACAACGTTCGCAACACCACATTGTCGCCGACCGCCAGCCTGCTCGGCGAATACGGCACCCGGCTGAGCATGGCCTGGACCCAGCAGTTGAACAATGCCGATGTCGCCGGTCGCTATCGCAGCGATGGTCTCGACCTGGCAATCGTCCAGCCGCTGCTGCGCGGTGCCGGCTGGGACGTGACCACCGCGCCGCTGCGCCTGTCGCGCATCTCCGAGCAGATCAACCGGCTCAACCTCAAGGCCAGTGTGTCCCAGACCATCAGCGATATCATCAGCGCCTACCGGGAAATGCTCCGCTCCCAGGAGCAACTGATCATCGCCCAGGACGCGCTCAAGCGTGCCAAGGCGCTGCTGGAGGTGAACAAGGCGCTGATCGCTTCCGGACGCATGGCCGAGTTCGAGATCGTCCAGACCGAAGCCGACATCGCCACCCAGGAGCTGGGAGTCGAGGAAGCCCGCAACCAGGTGGATATCAATCGCCTGGCGCTGCTGCGCCTGCTGGCCCTGGACCTGTCGACGCCCATCCATGCCAGCGAGGCGCTGGAAGCGGCGCCGGTCAGTATCGACAAGCAGGACGCCCTGCGCCTGGCCAGGGTCCAGCAACCGCTGTACCTGGCCACCCTGCTGGGCAGCCAACAGGCCGACCTCAATCTGGTGATCGCCAAGGATCAGAGCCGCTGGGATGTGTCGCTGGTGGCCGGCGCCAACCAGATCCGTGACCGTCTCGACAGTGATGCCGGCAACAGCGGTTCACGGCGCTGGGACAGTTACGCCGGGGTCCAGGTGCAGATTCCGATTGGCGACCTGAGCACGCGCCAGGCCGAGGTGCATGCGCGGGTCGACGTGGAGAACCAGGAACTGATCCAGGCCGACGCCCGCCAGGCCCTGGAACGCAGCGTCAACGACGTGGTGCGCGATCTCGGTACCCGCTGGCGGCAGTATGAGATCGCCCGGCGCGCGGAGGATCTGTCGCGACGCAAACTGAATATCGAACGGGAAAAACTCAGCGCCGGCCGCTCGAGCAACTTCCAGGTGCTGAGCTACGAGGGCGATCTGCGCAGCGCCGAGAACGCCCGCCTCAATGCGCTGATCGCCTACCTGAACGCCCAGACGCAACTGGATCTGACCCTGGGCATGACTCTGGAGAGCTGGGACATTGCACTCAATGACTACTGA